A portion of the Acidisarcina polymorpha genome contains these proteins:
- a CDS encoding Swt1 family HEPN domain-containing protein has protein sequence MSVVINSNWDIFGGIFNSKKAVEKVMANLNALRNPIAHCSPLAEDEQLRLQLTVRDWFRLME, from the coding sequence CTGTCGGTAGTCATCAACTCGAACTGGGACATCTTCGGCGGGATATTCAACAGCAAGAAAGCGGTCGAAAAGGTTATGGCAAATCTCAACGCACTCCGAAATCCGATCGCACACTGTAGTCCGCTAGCAGAGGACGAGCAGCTTAGGCTTCAGTTGACCGTTAGGGATTGGTTCCGCCTGATGGAGTGA
- a CDS encoding DUF5343 domain-containing protein, translating into MPISLPYLASPGSIKTALDKIKVAATPDRVTGDFVSTKIQMKGGAGAAIPPFLKKIGFVGSDGSPTEIYKRFRNDATSKTAVAEAIKIGYLELEKANEYFYELDDKGLMALITQVTGAEANSPVSKLTLSTLKTLKSLADFETKPALQIVEQHKKASSDDGEASKFPVVATNEGGGVGLNLAYTINLNLPASTDQAVFNAIFRSLKEHLLSNED; encoded by the coding sequence ATGCCGATTTCTCTTCCGTACTTGGCCTCGCCCGGATCGATCAAGACTGCTCTCGATAAGATTAAGGTCGCTGCCACGCCAGACCGCGTAACAGGTGATTTTGTTTCCACAAAGATACAAATGAAGGGCGGGGCCGGGGCGGCGATCCCACCATTTCTTAAGAAGATTGGCTTTGTTGGATCCGATGGTTCGCCAACTGAAATCTATAAGCGTTTCCGAAACGATGCCACCTCTAAGACGGCTGTCGCCGAAGCCATCAAGATCGGATATCTAGAGCTCGAGAAGGCGAACGAGTACTTCTACGAACTCGACGACAAGGGCTTAATGGCTCTGATCACTCAGGTCACCGGGGCTGAGGCAAACAGCCCAGTTTCCAAGCTCACACTATCGACGTTGAAGACATTGAAGAGCCTTGCTGATTTCGAGACAAAGCCAGCGCTACAAATTGTAGAACAACATAAAAAGGCATCTTCTGACGATGGGGAAGCTTCGAAATTTCCCGTCGTAGCAACCAATGAGGGTGGCGGAGTTGGCCTTAATCTCGCCTACACCATTAATTTGAATCTTCCCGCTTCGACTGATCAGGCCGTTTTCAATGCAATATTCCGAAGCCTAAAGGAGCATTTGCTTTCAAATGAAGACTAG
- a CDS encoding glycosyltransferase, with amino-acid sequence MAKSVSLESSSPGVVFLGQDYTRELRSDRARMYRGKKRVLIVGSTDLITPNAGKQFVWRGFLDYLKSKMAEIEVLYIDTSVTDNNSSVIGDAAPVVTLAERSRSMAALQALGGVLFGNPLQLGLWYSRSHAKSIQKAAAEFDPDVVVFDTIRAGLYLRSIKEQLPDTRITLFLDDLTSLRYSQLAKTAGRGAASPLDRVSNSVSPVIYALSHLPALQRIAYAYEAATLSRWERRLIEEAGVTTLMAEQEVDLSKQLVPGADVRVMPVRAKSRANGCVRASSPGRKAERSPIPEYIVVGDWGTAHNRDALMHLCEMVPALKEASIPFAIKMLGRGAPQEALNSLSSLGEARFSYHGYVPDLRELYTKAWYSLVPVRVATGVRVKVIEAWSWGLPVLTTDAGVRGMPFADGVNGAMFADAESLIEAMGRLADGEVQKRLACGATETFSNNYDTAATDSKYAGILGL; translated from the coding sequence TTGGCAAAGTCTGTTTCATTGGAATCTTCGTCTCCGGGGGTTGTCTTTCTTGGCCAGGACTACACCCGCGAGTTGCGCAGCGATCGAGCGAGAATGTACCGAGGCAAAAAGCGGGTCCTGATCGTCGGCAGTACTGATCTCATCACGCCGAATGCCGGCAAGCAGTTCGTGTGGCGAGGATTTCTGGACTATCTGAAATCGAAGATGGCCGAAATCGAGGTACTGTACATTGATACTTCGGTGACCGACAACAACAGTTCGGTCATTGGAGATGCAGCACCGGTGGTGACGCTCGCGGAGAGAAGTCGCAGCATGGCGGCTTTGCAGGCCCTGGGTGGCGTCCTCTTTGGAAATCCTCTGCAGCTCGGCCTCTGGTATTCCAGGTCGCACGCCAAATCAATCCAAAAAGCAGCCGCGGAATTCGATCCCGATGTGGTTGTATTTGACACCATCCGGGCAGGTCTCTATTTGCGATCGATCAAAGAACAATTGCCGGATACCCGAATCACCTTATTTCTGGATGATTTGACCTCGCTGCGCTATTCGCAGCTGGCGAAGACGGCAGGCCGGGGAGCCGCGTCGCCACTCGACCGGGTCAGCAATTCAGTGTCCCCGGTGATCTACGCGCTGAGCCATCTGCCCGCACTTCAGCGCATCGCCTACGCTTATGAAGCAGCCACTCTCAGCCGCTGGGAGCGCCGCTTGATAGAGGAGGCCGGCGTCACCACGTTGATGGCGGAGCAGGAAGTGGACTTATCGAAGCAACTGGTGCCGGGCGCGGATGTCCGGGTGATGCCGGTAAGAGCGAAGTCCCGGGCCAATGGGTGTGTGCGGGCGAGCAGCCCCGGGCGCAAGGCCGAACGCAGCCCGATTCCCGAGTACATTGTGGTGGGCGATTGGGGTACGGCCCACAATCGAGATGCGTTGATGCATCTGTGCGAGATGGTTCCTGCGCTGAAAGAGGCTTCGATTCCATTTGCAATCAAGATGTTGGGACGTGGAGCTCCGCAGGAGGCGCTGAATAGCCTGAGCAGCCTGGGCGAAGCGCGGTTTTCCTATCATGGATACGTTCCCGACCTGCGGGAGCTTTATACCAAGGCTTGGTACTCGCTGGTGCCGGTGCGGGTGGCGACCGGGGTTCGGGTGAAGGTCATCGAAGCCTGGTCCTGGGGATTGCCGGTGCTGACGACCGACGCCGGTGTGCGTGGCATGCCATTCGCCGACGGGGTCAACGGGGCGATGTTCGCGGACGCAGAAAGCCTGATTGAGGCGATGGGACGGCTCGCCGACGGCGAAGTCCAGAAACGGCTCGCCTGCGGGGCGACCGAGACCTTCTCGAACAACTACGATACTGCCGCCACCGATTCGAAGTATGCGGGGATTTTGGGGTTGTAG
- the hypD gene encoding hydrogenase formation protein HypD: MKYLEEFRDAKGVQGLLAEIRRLVTRPWNLMEVCGGQTHSIIRNGIDQLLPQEIRLIHGPGCPVCVTPLVAIDKALAIASLPNVTFCSFGDMLRVPGSDKDLFRVKSEGGDIRIVYSPLDALKIAQENPERQVVFFAIGFETTAPANAMAVDLAKKRGIKNFSVLVSHVLVPPAIAAIMSSPVNRVQAFLAAGHVCSVMGFWEYPPLAERFHVPIVITGFEPLDVLAGILAAVRQLENGEARVENAYSRVVNFEGNLPAQALLKQVFTIEDRAWRGIGNIPQSGWKLSPAYREYDAETRFSVGEIHTVESPLCHSGEVLQGVIQPTECPAFGRQCTPRTPLGATMVSSEGACAAYYNYGRFAPVSITTAEEPACAT, translated from the coding sequence ATGAAATATCTTGAAGAGTTCCGCGATGCCAAAGGGGTCCAGGGCCTCCTGGCCGAAATTCGCCGCCTCGTCACTCGTCCTTGGAACCTGATGGAAGTCTGCGGCGGCCAAACCCACTCGATCATTCGCAATGGAATCGATCAGCTCCTCCCGCAGGAAATTCGTCTCATTCACGGGCCGGGATGCCCGGTCTGCGTGACTCCCCTGGTCGCCATCGACAAGGCCCTCGCCATTGCCTCGCTGCCGAACGTCACCTTCTGCTCGTTCGGCGATATGCTGCGTGTGCCCGGCAGCGATAAAGATCTCTTCCGGGTTAAAAGCGAAGGCGGCGACATCCGCATTGTTTACTCTCCGCTCGACGCCCTCAAAATCGCCCAAGAGAACCCCGAACGCCAGGTCGTCTTCTTCGCCATCGGCTTTGAGACCACCGCTCCCGCGAACGCCATGGCGGTCGACCTGGCAAAGAAACGCGGCATCAAGAACTTCTCCGTGCTTGTCTCGCATGTCCTCGTGCCGCCGGCGATTGCGGCCATCATGTCCTCACCCGTGAACCGCGTCCAGGCCTTCCTTGCCGCCGGACACGTCTGCAGCGTGATGGGCTTCTGGGAATATCCGCCCCTGGCCGAGCGCTTCCATGTCCCCATCGTGATCACCGGCTTCGAACCACTGGACGTCCTCGCCGGCATTCTGGCCGCCGTTCGCCAACTCGAAAATGGCGAAGCCCGAGTCGAAAACGCCTACAGCCGGGTCGTCAATTTTGAGGGCAACCTGCCCGCCCAGGCACTTCTGAAACAGGTCTTCACCATCGAAGATCGCGCCTGGCGCGGCATCGGCAATATTCCGCAAAGCGGCTGGAAACTCAGTCCCGCCTACCGCGAATACGACGCCGAAACCCGCTTCTCCGTCGGCGAAATCCACACCGTCGAATCCCCGCTTTGCCATAGCGGAGAGGTCCTTCAGGGAGTCATCCAGCCCACCGAATGCCCCGCATTCGGTCGCCAGTGCACCCCTAGAACGCCACTCGGCGCAACCATGGTCTCGAGCGAAGGCGCCTGCGCCGCTTATTACAACTACGGCCGTTTCGCGCCCGTAAGCATCACCACTGCGGAAGAGCCGGCATGTGCCACCTAG
- a CDS encoding putative toxin-antitoxin system toxin component, PIN family: protein MIRVVLDTDILISALLSPTGAPAQVFLRTILGGDIQLCVSGKIYAEYEEVMRRPRLRRSESEVTGALRAVRDHGYWVKPTVRLQACVDADDDVFLECAVAASADYLVTGNLRHFRKSGKVWKF, encoded by the coding sequence ATGATTCGGGTCGTTCTTGACACGGACATTTTGATTTCTGCACTGTTGAGTCCGACCGGGGCTCCGGCGCAGGTTTTTCTTCGAACAATCCTGGGTGGCGATATACAGCTTTGTGTCAGCGGCAAGATTTACGCCGAATACGAAGAAGTGATGCGGCGGCCTCGGCTTCGGCGGTCGGAGAGCGAAGTTACGGGTGCGCTCCGTGCCGTTCGAGATCATGGTTATTGGGTCAAGCCGACAGTTCGCTTGCAGGCCTGCGTTGATGCGGATGATGACGTCTTTCTGGAATGTGCGGTTGCGGCTAGTGCGGACTATCTCGTGACCGGGAATCTCAGGCACTTCCGAAAGAGTGGGAAGGTGTGGAAGTTTTGA
- a CDS encoding high-affinity nickel-transport family protein, with protein sequence MEQGQLFRPSKIANTKHLELRYSGHGMTSLALIALVGFVLGMRHATDPDHVIAVTTIVSKQRHIGKAGLIGAMWGFGHTLTILIVGVAIILFKIVIPTRLGLSMELAVGLMLILLGILNLTGVLQRLTNRFAHNHPHTGPAYDTESLPNEAPALESSAPGKHSIGLWNLARPLAIGIVHGLAGSAAVALLVMTTIKDPRWEIVYLLIFGLGTVAGMMLITGLIAVPFAYTSRRYSAWNHRMVYASGLLSLCFGLFVSYQTGIVGGLFTSHPHWTPH encoded by the coding sequence TTGGAACAAGGGCAGCTTTTTCGGCCCTCAAAGATCGCGAATACCAAACACCTCGAACTTCGATACTCTGGACATGGAATGACTTCACTTGCATTAATCGCCCTGGTCGGCTTTGTTCTCGGAATGCGCCACGCCACGGATCCCGATCACGTGATCGCGGTGACCACCATCGTCAGCAAACAGCGCCACATCGGCAAAGCCGGGCTCATCGGCGCTATGTGGGGCTTTGGCCACACGCTCACCATCCTGATCGTCGGCGTCGCCATCATCCTCTTCAAGATCGTCATTCCCACGCGCCTCGGCCTCAGCATGGAACTCGCCGTCGGACTCATGCTGATCCTGCTTGGCATCCTCAACCTCACCGGAGTGCTGCAGCGCCTCACCAACCGCTTCGCCCACAACCATCCGCACACGGGACCAGCCTACGACACCGAAAGCCTGCCGAATGAAGCTCCGGCACTCGAGTCCTCCGCGCCGGGCAAGCACTCGATTGGCCTCTGGAACCTCGCCCGCCCGCTCGCCATCGGCATCGTCCATGGACTTGCCGGCTCGGCTGCCGTCGCCCTGCTGGTCATGACCACCATCAAGGACCCCCGCTGGGAGATCGTCTATCTGCTCATCTTCGGCCTCGGCACCGTAGCCGGCATGATGCTCATCACCGGACTCATCGCCGTCCCCTTCGCCTACACCTCCCGCCGCTACTCCGCCTGGAACCACCGCATGGTCTACGCCTCAGGACTGCTCAGCCTCTGCTTCGGCCTCTTCGTCTCCTACCAGACCGGCATCGTCGGCGGCCTCTTCACCAGCCATCCCCACTGGACGCCGCACTAA
- a CDS encoding DUF2959 family protein, with translation MPHRTAALLLLLALSLTGCTSIFYKAMSTLGKEKRDILVSRVKDAKKDQEETKEKLKTTMENFQAITGFQGGSLEKSYKRLNSSYEDAAGQASKLHDKIQSIDQVSQDLFKEWQGEINGMKNAKLKAQSATLLRNAKTRQAAYMRAMHKTEDKIDPVLSAFHDQVLFLKHNLNARAIGSLKDTTANIQTNVADLIQSIDDSSAEADNLINTLSQSDNPK, from the coding sequence ATGCCCCACCGAACCGCCGCCCTCCTGCTGCTCCTTGCCCTCTCCCTCACCGGCTGCACCTCGATCTTCTACAAGGCAATGAGCACCCTCGGCAAAGAGAAGCGCGACATCCTCGTCTCCCGCGTCAAAGACGCCAAGAAGGACCAGGAAGAGACCAAAGAAAAGCTCAAGACCACCATGGAGAACTTCCAGGCCATCACCGGCTTCCAGGGCGGTTCGCTCGAAAAATCTTACAAGCGCCTCAATTCCAGCTATGAAGACGCCGCTGGCCAAGCCTCCAAGCTCCACGACAAGATCCAATCGATCGACCAGGTCAGCCAGGATCTCTTCAAGGAGTGGCAAGGCGAGATCAACGGCATGAAGAACGCGAAACTCAAAGCCCAGAGCGCAACCCTGCTCCGCAACGCGAAGACTCGCCAGGCTGCCTACATGCGGGCCATGCATAAGACCGAAGACAAGATCGACCCCGTCCTTTCGGCCTTCCACGACCAGGTCCTCTTCCTCAAGCACAACCTGAACGCCCGGGCCATTGGCTCGCTCAAAGACACTACCGCAAACATCCAGACCAATGTCGCCGATCTCATCCAAAGCATCGACGACTCGAGCGCTGAAGCGGACAACCTCATCAACACGCTCAGTCAGTCTGACAATCCGAAGTAG
- a CDS encoding acyl-CoA dehydrogenase family protein — MADLAVAVVNPFALTEEQEQLRKEIREFALREVAPNVSRWDEASEFPADVVKALGRMGLLGVIFPVEYGGSGLGYVDYVLAIEELSAVDGSIGIIVAAHNSLATNHIFVAGKEEQRRRWVPRLASGEWLGAWGLTEPGSGSDAAGARTTAVRSDKGWVLNGNKTFITNGHYADVAVVIAVTDRDKGVHGLSAFAVEKGTPGFRAGKKENKLGLRASDTSELIFEDCEIPAENLLGAEGAGFVDSMRILDGGRISIAALSLGMAKGALEASLKYVKERRQFGKAIAEFQGIQWKLADMATELDAARLLTHRAAVMKDAGLKTTLESAMAKLKASEVAVKICDEAVQLHGGYGFIKDYPVEKFYRDVKLCTIGEGTSEIQRMVIARELLKVAPSRG, encoded by the coding sequence ATGGCGGATTTGGCGGTAGCGGTGGTGAATCCTTTTGCTTTGACCGAGGAGCAGGAACAACTCCGTAAGGAGATACGCGAGTTCGCGCTGCGCGAGGTGGCTCCCAATGTGTCTCGGTGGGATGAGGCGAGCGAGTTCCCGGCGGATGTGGTGAAGGCGTTAGGCCGGATGGGATTGCTGGGGGTGATTTTCCCCGTGGAGTATGGCGGCTCGGGACTAGGTTATGTCGATTATGTGCTGGCGATCGAGGAACTTTCGGCCGTCGATGGGTCGATCGGGATCATCGTGGCGGCGCATAATTCGCTGGCAACGAACCATATTTTTGTGGCCGGAAAGGAGGAGCAGCGGCGGCGATGGGTTCCCCGGCTGGCATCGGGCGAGTGGCTGGGCGCGTGGGGGTTGACCGAACCAGGATCGGGTTCCGATGCGGCGGGAGCTCGGACCACGGCGGTCCGATCGGACAAGGGTTGGGTCCTGAATGGGAATAAGACCTTCATTACCAATGGGCATTATGCGGATGTCGCGGTAGTGATTGCAGTGACGGACCGGGACAAAGGTGTGCATGGGTTGTCGGCGTTTGCAGTCGAGAAGGGAACTCCGGGATTTCGGGCAGGGAAGAAGGAGAACAAGCTGGGCCTGCGGGCAAGCGATACCTCGGAACTGATCTTTGAGGACTGTGAAATTCCCGCGGAGAATCTGCTCGGCGCGGAGGGCGCGGGGTTTGTCGACTCCATGCGGATTTTGGATGGTGGCCGAATCTCGATCGCGGCGTTGTCGCTGGGGATGGCGAAGGGAGCTTTGGAGGCTTCGCTGAAGTATGTGAAGGAACGGCGGCAATTCGGGAAGGCGATCGCCGAGTTTCAGGGGATTCAGTGGAAGCTTGCGGATATGGCGACAGAACTCGACGCGGCCCGGCTGCTGACCCATCGCGCCGCGGTGATGAAGGATGCGGGGTTGAAGACGACCTTGGAATCCGCAATGGCGAAGCTGAAGGCGAGCGAGGTGGCGGTGAAGATTTGCGATGAGGCGGTGCAGCTTCATGGCGGTTATGGATTTATCAAGGATTATCCGGTAGAGAAGTTTTACCGGGACGTGAAGCTGTGCACGATTGGCGAAGGGACGAGCGAGATCCAGCGGATGGTGATCGCCCGGGAGCTGTTGAAGGTGGCGCCTAGCCGGGGTTGA
- a CDS encoding glycosyltransferase family 4 protein: MTMTTMTENAIGTSRTALHGKPIAVLHYDLLGGGGAEVVAFAMIRALLESGAQVVVYSSSPDPEARAVLGKEFGPGTAIEYRKVETRYSGPVPKIARVLLFNEALSKLRFSEAAVINTYSEFWLRHPHPATFAYIHFPIFGHSLQLQSELRGLGVWTKSGVMGTAISSAVQLYLKASRASFPKVLMTNSNWTARRIARLYGEAVVVQPPASVSGFDSRAEEPPDRLLRVVSIGRLVPAKRIPWLAQQIDLVARRIGKRVEYHIIGRGESSYIQELRQSLSALSSVDAVIHADVSTAERNRVLRAADVGVHGFPCEHFGLAVAEMMASGIPVLTPRNGGLGEQLFESGQSYTDAEDFKQKLEQMLSDPALSMRLRSGNLKMSKEFSPESFSQKIVEVVGRELQYSVL, encoded by the coding sequence ATGACCATGACGACGATGACAGAAAATGCGATTGGCACCAGTAGAACAGCCTTGCACGGCAAGCCAATCGCTGTATTGCATTACGATCTGCTAGGCGGGGGAGGGGCTGAAGTAGTCGCCTTCGCAATGATCCGGGCGCTGCTCGAAAGTGGCGCGCAAGTAGTAGTTTATTCTTCTAGCCCGGATCCGGAGGCGCGAGCGGTTTTGGGCAAGGAATTCGGCCCCGGCACGGCCATCGAGTACAGAAAGGTCGAGACCCGGTACTCGGGACCAGTTCCCAAAATAGCGCGCGTACTTCTCTTTAATGAGGCTTTGTCGAAGCTTCGCTTTTCGGAAGCGGCAGTCATCAATACTTACTCGGAATTCTGGCTGCGGCATCCGCATCCTGCAACGTTTGCATATATCCACTTTCCGATCTTTGGGCACTCGCTGCAGCTGCAGAGCGAGCTGCGCGGGCTTGGCGTCTGGACCAAATCCGGAGTCATGGGAACGGCCATCTCTTCAGCAGTCCAGCTGTATCTGAAGGCAAGTCGAGCCTCGTTCCCTAAAGTGCTCATGACAAACTCGAACTGGACTGCTCGCCGCATCGCCCGGCTCTACGGCGAGGCGGTAGTGGTGCAGCCTCCTGCCTCGGTGAGTGGGTTTGATTCTCGAGCCGAGGAACCCCCGGATCGTCTGCTAAGAGTAGTCAGTATTGGACGCCTGGTTCCAGCCAAACGCATACCCTGGCTCGCCCAACAGATTGATCTGGTTGCCCGCAGGATCGGGAAGCGGGTCGAATATCACATCATCGGGAGGGGAGAGAGCAGCTACATCCAGGAGCTGCGTCAGAGCCTGTCGGCCCTCTCCTCTGTCGACGCAGTCATTCACGCCGATGTATCGACTGCGGAGAGAAATAGAGTGCTTCGGGCCGCAGATGTCGGTGTGCATGGATTTCCATGCGAACACTTTGGCCTCGCCGTTGCGGAGATGATGGCGTCCGGAATTCCGGTGCTGACCCCGAGAAATGGGGGCCTGGGCGAGCAACTGTTCGAATCGGGACAGTCATATACCGATGCCGAAGACTTCAAGCAGAAACTCGAACAGATGCTGTCGGATCCTGCCTTGTCGATGCGTCTGCGGAGCGGCAATCTGAAGATGAGCAAAGAGTTTTCCCCAGAGTCCTTCTCGCAGAAGATTGTAGAAGTAGTGGGCAGGGAACTTCAGTACTCGGTGCTTTAA
- the hypE gene encoding hydrogenase expression/formation protein HypE: MSTVEIDLENWSCPLPLRDYPRVVLGHGGGGQLSAELIENIFLPAFRNAELLTLADSTVLNVPPGRLAFSTDSYVVNPLFFPGGSIGELAVHGTVNDLAMSGARPLYLSAAFILEEGLEIKLLAAIVERMARAAREANVHIVTGDTKVVEKGKADGCFITTAGIGILPEGPFPAPFRAQPGDIVLVSGTLGDHGMTIMSVREGLDFQTTLETDSAPLYDLVAAMMRVSTEIHVLRDPTRGGAASSLNEIAAASKVGIQLEETAVPVRPQVSAACELLGMDPIYVANEGKLIAIVAPQDAAAVLAVMKAHPLGKNSAKIGQITSQHPGMVVAKTSIGATRILPMQIGEQLPRIC, encoded by the coding sequence ATGTCCACGGTAGAGATCGACCTCGAAAACTGGAGCTGTCCTCTGCCGCTGCGTGACTACCCGCGCGTGGTCCTCGGCCATGGCGGGGGCGGCCAGCTCTCGGCCGAACTCATCGAGAACATCTTCCTTCCCGCATTCCGCAATGCAGAACTCCTCACCCTCGCCGATTCGACCGTCCTCAACGTTCCGCCCGGACGCCTCGCCTTCTCGACCGATTCTTATGTCGTCAATCCCCTCTTCTTTCCCGGCGGCAGCATCGGCGAACTTGCCGTCCACGGCACCGTGAACGATCTCGCCATGAGCGGAGCGCGGCCGCTCTATCTCAGCGCCGCCTTCATCCTCGAAGAGGGCCTCGAGATCAAACTCCTCGCCGCCATCGTCGAGCGCATGGCCCGCGCCGCCCGCGAAGCCAACGTCCACATCGTCACCGGCGATACCAAAGTGGTTGAAAAGGGAAAAGCCGACGGCTGCTTCATCACCACTGCCGGTATCGGCATCCTGCCCGAAGGCCCGTTTCCAGCGCCATTCCGGGCGCAGCCAGGCGACATCGTCCTCGTTAGCGGAACTCTCGGCGATCATGGCATGACCATCATGAGCGTCCGCGAAGGTCTCGACTTCCAAACCACCCTCGAGACTGACTCCGCTCCGCTGTACGATCTCGTCGCCGCCATGATGCGCGTCTCTACGGAGATCCACGTGCTCCGCGACCCAACCCGCGGCGGGGCAGCCTCTTCGCTCAACGAAATTGCCGCAGCCTCCAAAGTGGGTATCCAGCTCGAAGAGACCGCCGTCCCCGTCAGGCCGCAAGTATCCGCCGCCTGCGAACTACTCGGCATGGATCCGATCTACGTTGCTAACGAGGGCAAGCTGATCGCCATCGTCGCTCCTCAAGATGCCGCAGCCGTCCTCGCCGTCATGAAGGCCCATCCCCTCGGTAAAAACTCCGCGAAGATCGGCCAAATCACCAGCCAGCATCCCGGCATGGTCGTCGCCAAGACTTCCATCGGAGCCACCCGCATCCTACCCATGCAGATCGGAGAACAACTACCCCGTATCTGCTGA
- a CDS encoding type II toxin-antitoxin system HicB family antitoxin: MKKPSAATTWREGDWYVAQCLDVDIASQGRSEQEAIANLKEALELHFEQPQATRSPRVQFIEVEVGAA; this comes from the coding sequence ATGAAGAAGCCATCTGCAGCCACTACTTGGCGAGAAGGCGATTGGTACGTCGCCCAGTGCCTGGATGTTGACATTGCCAGTCAGGGCCGAAGTGAGCAAGAGGCGATAGCCAACCTTAAAGAAGCGCTTGAACTTCACTTTGAGCAGCCGCAGGCGACTCGTTCTCCTCGAGTGCAGTTCATCGAGGTCGAGGTTGGCGCGGCTTAG
- a CDS encoding SGNH/GDSL hydrolase family protein has product MKTNPVKYLTLLLTLAFAARLTAQTTQPKPPPPVSQQVAHMEDQLADWPQLKRYQADNAALPPPAPGQPRVVFYGDSITDGWGRQPNTGEFFPGKPYVNRGISGQTTPQMLVRFQQDVVHLHPAAVLILAGTNDIAGNTGPSTPQMTEDNFTSMAEIARQNGIKVILASITPAYSYPWKPGVDPVPTIKEINSWLKDYCAKEGFTYVNYYSAMADEKGAMKPGLAKDGVHPTAEGYAVMGPLAEAAIAKALQ; this is encoded by the coding sequence GTGAAAACAAACCCCGTGAAGTACCTGACTCTGCTCCTTACTCTTGCTTTCGCGGCCCGACTGACCGCCCAGACCACTCAACCGAAGCCGCCGCCACCCGTCTCCCAACAAGTTGCCCATATGGAAGACCAACTCGCCGACTGGCCGCAGCTCAAGCGCTACCAGGCCGACAACGCCGCCCTGCCCCCACCGGCGCCCGGCCAGCCTCGAGTCGTTTTTTACGGAGACTCCATCACCGACGGCTGGGGCCGCCAGCCCAACACCGGTGAATTCTTCCCCGGCAAGCCCTATGTGAACCGCGGCATCAGCGGCCAGACCACTCCGCAAATGCTTGTCCGCTTCCAGCAGGACGTCGTCCATCTTCACCCCGCCGCCGTTCTCATCCTCGCCGGCACCAACGACATCGCCGGCAACACCGGTCCCTCCACCCCGCAGATGACCGAAGACAACTTCACTTCGATGGCCGAAATCGCCCGCCAGAACGGCATCAAGGTGATCCTCGCCTCGATAACTCCCGCCTATAGCTACCCCTGGAAACCCGGAGTCGACCCCGTCCCAACCATCAAAGAAATCAATAGCTGGCTGAAGGACTATTGCGCTAAAGAGGGATTTACTTACGTCAACTATTACTCCGCCATGGCCGACGAGAAAGGAGCCATGAAACCCGGCCTCGCCAAAGACGGAGTCCACCCCACCGCCGAAGGCTATGCCGTAATGGGGCCGCTGGCGGAAGCGGCGATTGCGAAGGCTTTGCAATAG